The Vigna unguiculata cultivar IT97K-499-35 chromosome 6, ASM411807v1, whole genome shotgun sequence genome contains a region encoding:
- the LOC114187365 gene encoding uncharacterized protein LOC114187365, whose translation MIFSLPLNPMATVRSNSITVFFVVFILFATAPSPSQSISFSSYFRYRDLFSLSHSLLIGVANLRASRGDVVGADRARAMANSLDRGTIFGFVKLLWTWSWTDLSFTDLYGVVSDMNELLRGLTELTRLESVAERSAWISRNYQSVLTVSKSLSSKLLKAFRQSGVMREMGETFQKEVVEGGLIRDCLELGNNDLKALLQLVKDLLLQFFPVNGKDSDL comes from the exons ATGATTTTTTCTTTACCTCTAAATCCAATGGCAACCGTACGATCAAACTCGATCACGGTCTTCTTCGTCGTTTTCATTCTCTTCGCAACCGCACCATCTCCTTCTCAATCCATATCTTTCTCCTCTTACTTCCGTTACCGAGACCTCTTCTCCCTTTCGCATTCCCTTCTCATCGGTGTCGCCAACCTCCGGGCCTCGCGCGGCGATGTTGTTGGCGCCGACCGAGCCAGGGCCATGGCCAACAGCCTCGACCGGGGAACCATCTTCGGCTTCGTCAAACTCCTCTGGACGTGGTCGTGGACGGACTTGTCCTTCACGGACCTCTACGGCGTCGTTTCGGACATGAACGAGTTGCTGAGGGGCTTGACTGAGTTGACTCGTTTGGAATCGGTCGCGGAAAGGTCCGCTTGGATTTCACGAAATTACCAGAGTGTCCTCACCGTCTCAAAGTCGCTCTCCAGCAAGCTCCTCAAAGCGTTTCGCCAGTCG GGAGTGATGAGGGAAATGGGGGAGACGTTTCAGAAAGAGGTGGTGGAAGGAGGATTAATCAGGGATTGTCTAGAATTGGGTAACAATGATTTAAAGGCTTTGCTTCAGCTTGTCAAAGATTTGTTGTTGCAATTCTTTCCTGTTAATGGTAAAGACTCTGATCTATAG